One stretch of Thermoproteota archaeon DNA includes these proteins:
- a CDS encoding CoA-binding protein, with amino-acid sequence MSESVFLSPKSIAIIGASDKRGSVGRTITSNIMNGFKGTVFPISPTRPTVFYKKAYKTVLDVPKPIDLAVIVTKNTIVPTVLEECGKKKIKGAIVITAGFKEVDEEGAKLEQRLKDIAKQYNIKIIGPNCLGVMNLDPKTMMNSTFLKVTPKSGSIALVSQSGAICAALVEDASAQDIGFSAVVSMGNKAAMSEIDVLNMLANHKQTKVIVMYLEDMGNGQQFLKVCRNITRKLKKPIIILKSGRSPEGAKAAMSHTGALMGSDEIYDALLKQSGALRVDTMEELFDYAVAFSKQPLPAKGDLVIVSNAGGPAIISTDACSKMGIKMAKIENIRPKIDAVIPPWGSSRNPVDIVGDADFNRFHHVLDLVLAHPKVGSVISMCTPSGTLDYDQLAEVIVAMSKKYKKTMLASLMGLDEGVTNREVLSNGGVPYFTYAEGAIRALNAMLTFSKSVNSPLGTVTKFKADKAKVKKIFDNVKKEGRPNLLEEEGQEVLRAYGFPLPKSILAKNEADAVKNAKKIGYPVVMKIASPQIIHKSDAGGVKVNLKNEQEVKSAFKEIVSNAKKYNKKAEIKGVLIVEMVKGGKEMIIGSKLEPGMGPVIMLGMGGIYVEVLKDVTFKLAPVTNKEADDMISSIKMKKILEGVRGEKPSDKAKLSECIQRLSQLVTDFKEIKELDMNPVLVMEKGKGCKILDVRIGL; translated from the coding sequence ATGTCTGAATCCGTTTTTCTATCACCAAAATCAATTGCAATAATTGGTGCATCAGATAAACGAGGAAGCGTCGGACGAACCATTACTTCTAATATTATGAATGGATTCAAAGGAACTGTTTTTCCAATTAGCCCAACTAGACCAACTGTATTTTACAAAAAAGCATACAAGACAGTTTTAGATGTGCCAAAACCAATTGATCTTGCAGTCATTGTTACAAAAAATACAATCGTTCCAACTGTACTAGAAGAATGCGGTAAGAAAAAGATCAAGGGTGCAATTGTAATCACAGCTGGATTCAAAGAAGTAGATGAAGAAGGCGCAAAATTAGAACAACGACTAAAAGACATTGCAAAACAATACAATATCAAAATTATTGGTCCAAACTGTCTTGGCGTAATGAATTTAGATCCAAAGACGATGATGAACTCTACATTTCTCAAAGTTACTCCAAAATCAGGTAGTATTGCTCTTGTTTCTCAAAGTGGTGCAATCTGCGCAGCACTAGTTGAAGACGCAAGTGCACAAGACATTGGATTTTCAGCAGTAGTCAGCATGGGTAACAAGGCAGCAATGAGCGAAATTGATGTCTTAAACATGCTGGCAAACCACAAACAAACCAAAGTTATTGTGATGTATCTTGAGGACATGGGAAATGGTCAACAATTTCTCAAGGTTTGCAGAAATATCACAAGAAAACTCAAAAAACCAATTATAATTTTAAAATCTGGTCGTAGTCCTGAAGGTGCAAAAGCTGCAATGTCACACACTGGTGCACTGATGGGCTCTGATGAAATCTACGATGCATTACTAAAACAATCTGGTGCACTCAGAGTTGATACAATGGAGGAGCTCTTTGATTACGCTGTGGCATTCTCAAAGCAACCACTTCCAGCAAAAGGTGATTTAGTTATTGTCTCAAACGCAGGCGGTCCTGCAATTATCTCAACTGATGCATGCTCAAAGATGGGAATCAAGATGGCAAAGATTGAAAACATTAGGCCAAAGATTGATGCAGTAATTCCACCTTGGGGCAGCTCACGAAATCCCGTTGATATCGTTGGGGATGCTGATTTTAATAGATTCCATCATGTGTTGGATCTTGTTTTAGCTCATCCAAAAGTTGGCTCTGTAATTTCAATGTGTACACCATCTGGTACTCTAGATTATGATCAACTAGCGGAAGTAATTGTTGCAATGTCAAAAAAATACAAAAAGACAATGCTTGCCAGCTTGATGGGATTAGATGAAGGAGTTACAAATCGTGAAGTCTTATCAAATGGTGGAGTTCCATACTTTACCTATGCAGAGGGCGCAATTCGTGCACTAAACGCAATGTTGACCTTTTCAAAATCTGTAAACTCTCCATTGGGAACTGTTACAAAATTCAAAGCTGACAAGGCAAAGGTAAAGAAAATTTTTGATAATGTAAAGAAGGAGGGACGACCAAATCTTCTAGAAGAAGAAGGACAAGAGGTTTTACGTGCATATGGCTTTCCTTTACCAAAGAGTATTCTTGCAAAAAATGAAGCAGATGCTGTAAAGAATGCAAAAAAGATTGGGTATCCTGTTGTAATGAAGATTGCATCCCCACAAATTATTCACAAATCAGATGCAGGGGGAGTCAAAGTTAATCTCAAAAATGAACAAGAAGTAAAGTCTGCCTTTAAGGAAATCGTATCCAATGCTAAAAAATACAACAAAAAAGCCGAAATCAAAGGCGTTTTGATTGTCGAAATGGTCAAAGGAGGAAAGGAGATGATTATCGGTTCTAAACTAGAACCAGGAATGGGACCAGTTATCATGCTTGGAATGGGTGGAATCTATGTTGAGGTACTAAAAGATGTGACATTCAAGCTAGCACCTGTAACAAACAAAGAAGCAGACGACATGATCTCTTCAATTAAGATGAAAAAGATTCTAGAAGGCGTAAGGGGAGAAAAGCCATCTGATAAAGCTAAACTGTCTGAATGCATTCAACGACTCTCCCAGCTTGTAACTGATTTCAAGGAAATAAAAGAACTAGACATGAATCCAGTCTTGGTAATGGAAAAAGGCAAAGGATGCAAGATCCTTGATGTCCGAATAGGACTTTAG
- the trxA gene encoding thioredoxin: protein MGITQISDTKTWETDVMNSSLPVFVDFWAEWCGPCRMVSPVVEELAAEYEGKVNFVKVNVDEANELASKYNVFSIPTLAIFSKGQVVSQQVGAASKESYKNMIDRALEKA from the coding sequence ATGGGAATTACTCAAATTTCTGATACCAAAACATGGGAAACCGACGTCATGAATTCTTCATTACCGGTCTTTGTTGACTTTTGGGCCGAATGGTGTGGTCCTTGTAGAATGGTTAGTCCAGTTGTAGAGGAACTTGCAGCTGAATACGAAGGCAAAGTAAATTTTGTTAAAGTAAATGTAGATGAGGCCAACGAATTGGCATCAAAATACAATGTTTTTAGCATTCCAACTTTGGCCATATTTAGCAAAGGTCAAGTAGTCAGTCAACAAGTGGGTGCTGCTTCAAAGGAATCATACAAAAATATGATTGACAGAGCACTAGAGAAAGCATAG
- a CDS encoding ribonuclease HI produces MTISVYVDGSGGSDSGYGFFVKETGESFYEKKPDITNNQAEYLAIISALKKFVDTKEPLEIFSDSKNTVSQLNHEFAINNEQLRELAREAWSLIGRFPNLKITWVPRKENLAGKMLGS; encoded by the coding sequence ATGACAATTAGCGTTTATGTTGATGGTTCCGGAGGCTCTGATTCGGGGTATGGCTTCTTTGTAAAAGAGACTGGGGAATCATTTTATGAAAAAAAACCAGACATTACAAATAACCAAGCAGAATATTTGGCAATAATTTCTGCTCTAAAAAAATTTGTAGATACTAAGGAACCTCTTGAAATTTTCAGTGATTCAAAAAATACTGTATCGCAACTTAATCATGAATTTGCAATAAACAATGAGCAGCTTAGGGAGCTGGCCCGTGAGGCATGGTCGCTAATTGGAAGATTCCCTAATCTGAAAATTACTTGGGTTCCAAGGAAAGAAAATCTCGCTGGCAAAATGCTTGGAAGCTAG
- a CDS encoding signal peptidase I, which produces MTAISISKGVIKDIIIVVVGVIIIWIGLQLVFGTQNPFYVVSSGSMIPVLQVYDVLVVQGNEPFEEVEVGDIIVFNRPSDHDRVIVHRVASIINEDPLTIRTKGDANPASIPGTDFPITEEEYIGQVAYVIPQVGYITRILQPPINYIIIVIIIGVMVAKQFSKKKNEKTKDASKDIDSKFTDLTQPKQDVQNLTDLDNIPKDSEYSKESGLNSNEKSGESLDTKDTKSDKKD; this is translated from the coding sequence TTGACTGCAATCTCAATTTCAAAGGGTGTCATCAAAGACATTATCATAGTAGTAGTTGGTGTAATTATAATTTGGATTGGATTGCAGCTAGTATTTGGAACTCAGAATCCATTCTATGTTGTATCTAGTGGCAGTATGATTCCAGTTTTGCAGGTGTATGATGTTTTAGTGGTTCAAGGAAACGAGCCGTTTGAAGAAGTTGAGGTTGGGGACATTATTGTCTTTAATCGTCCATCAGATCATGACAGAGTGATTGTTCACAGGGTAGCTTCAATTATCAATGAGGATCCTCTCACAATTAGAACCAAAGGAGATGCAAATCCTGCCTCAATACCTGGCACTGACTTTCCAATAACAGAAGAAGAGTATATCGGACAAGTTGCATACGTAATTCCACAAGTTGGATACATTACAAGAATACTACAGCCTCCAATCAACTACATCATCATTGTTATAATCATTGGAGTCATGGTAGCAAAACAGTTCTCAAAAAAGAAGAATGAAAAGACAAAAGATGCATCAAAAGATATTGATTCTAAATTTACTGATTTGACCCAGCCAAAGCAAGATGTACAGAACTTGACTGATCTTGATAACATTCCAAAAGATTCTGAATACTCTAAAGAATCAGGGTTAAATTCAAATGAAAAATCCGGTGAGTCTTTAGATACTAAAGATACAAAATCAGATAAGAAAGACTAG
- a CDS encoding ArsR family transcriptional regulator gives MANDPHAKRLLWFVFAGSRGGINRLKIIQSLKNQPSNTNQLAKEFGLDYKAIQHHIKVLEKNNMIIKEGEKYAITYFVSPFLEVNLETFEEIARKLDKST, from the coding sequence ATGGCCAATGATCCTCATGCCAAACGTCTTTTGTGGTTTGTCTTTGCAGGCTCTCGAGGCGGAATTAATCGATTAAAAATTATTCAATCATTGAAAAATCAACCATCAAATACGAACCAATTGGCAAAAGAATTTGGATTAGATTACAAAGCAATTCAGCATCACATCAAAGTTTTAGAAAAAAATAACATGATAATCAAAGAGGGTGAAAAATATGCAATCACATATTTTGTATCTCCTTTTTTAGAAGTGAACCTGGAGACGTTTGAGGAAATTGCAAGGAAATTGGATAAAAGTACATAA
- a CDS encoding zinc ribbon domain-containing protein has protein sequence MSLGEVDTLNLLTEKLENLFNDSQGYYESFLDANNLYKNGKLSDSEFFQKLGDYVVAYSALEFLSIKVILELKKSIDRIAGGKAPGGTQSPGLMPGMGSGMMGGGMAGGMAAANQARVGTAGNPAGAPPSIVSAKQGFGDIGTLPSPDPSLVSRPKGPACSACGAQLRPNAKFCTKCGTKAQ, from the coding sequence ATGTCGCTTGGTGAAGTTGATACACTTAACCTGTTAACTGAGAAGCTTGAAAATTTGTTCAATGATTCTCAAGGTTACTATGAAAGTTTTCTTGATGCAAACAATCTCTACAAGAATGGAAAACTATCTGATTCTGAATTCTTTCAAAAACTTGGTGATTACGTAGTAGCATATTCTGCTTTGGAATTTTTATCAATCAAAGTTATCTTGGAATTAAAAAAGTCAATTGACAGAATCGCTGGAGGCAAGGCACCTGGCGGAACTCAATCTCCAGGACTGATGCCCGGAATGGGCTCTGGAATGATGGGTGGAGGAATGGCTGGCGGAATGGCAGCAGCAAACCAAGCTAGAGTTGGAACTGCAGGAAATCCAGCAGGCGCACCACCAAGCATTGTCTCTGCAAAACAAGGATTTGGAGACATTGGAACACTACCATCACCTGATCCATCACTAGTCTCAAGACCTAAAGGCCCTGCATGTTCTGCATGTGGAGCACAACTAAGACCAAATGCTAAATTCTGTACCAAATGTGGTACTAAAGCTCAATAA
- a CDS encoding 4-hydroxybutyryl-CoA dehydratase has protein sequence MGIRTGEEYIQSLRGRKLKIFLFGELIENYVDHPMIRPSINALAETYDLAVREEELASAQSSISGKRVNRFLHIAESAQDLVMQNKMQRKLGQNTGTCFQRCVGMDAINSLHSTTYEIDEKHGTNYHKRLLDFIKMMQEENFVIGGAMTDPKGDRSLGPSEQVDPDMFVHIVKEDDKGVYVTGAKAHQTGCINSHWIILMPTIRLTENDKDYAIVGAIPADAEGVTYIYGRQSCDTRSMEEGDLDAGNSMYAGQEAMIILDNVFIPWDKVFMHGEYEFASMLVERFTCYHRRSYVCKTGLGDVLIGAAATIADYNGIPKVSHIKDKLIEMTHLNESIFAAGIASSYQGQKMKSGVYLNDDMLAQVCKHNVTRFPYEIGRLAQDIAGGLVVTLPSEKDFRHPEAGPILRKYLAGRKGVDVENRMRVLRLIENMTMGRNAVGYLTESMHGAGSPQAQRIQIARQMQLGYKKNLAKHLAKVKDDFEEPKEQSEYFKRVFKLPSEK, from the coding sequence ATGGGCATTAGGACTGGCGAAGAGTACATTCAGAGTCTTAGGGGCAGAAAGCTGAAAATTTTCCTGTTTGGCGAATTAATTGAGAATTATGTAGATCATCCAATGATTAGACCATCAATTAATGCACTTGCTGAAACATATGATTTAGCTGTTCGTGAAGAAGAGCTTGCATCTGCTCAATCATCAATCTCTGGAAAACGTGTAAACCGATTTTTGCACATTGCAGAAAGCGCACAAGACTTGGTAATGCAAAATAAAATGCAAAGAAAGCTTGGACAAAACACTGGAACATGTTTTCAAAGATGTGTAGGAATGGATGCAATCAACTCTCTACATTCTACAACATATGAAATTGATGAAAAGCATGGAACAAACTATCACAAACGACTGTTAGATTTTATCAAAATGATGCAAGAAGAAAATTTTGTAATCGGTGGAGCAATGACTGATCCTAAGGGTGATAGAAGTCTTGGACCATCAGAGCAAGTTGATCCTGACATGTTTGTTCATATTGTAAAAGAAGATGACAAAGGAGTTTACGTTACAGGAGCAAAGGCACACCAAACTGGATGCATTAATTCACACTGGATTATCTTGATGCCAACAATTAGACTAACGGAAAACGACAAGGATTATGCTATTGTAGGTGCAATTCCAGCAGATGCAGAAGGTGTCACATACATCTATGGCAGACAATCCTGTGATACACGAAGCATGGAGGAAGGAGATCTTGATGCAGGCAACTCTATGTATGCTGGTCAGGAGGCCATGATAATTTTAGATAATGTGTTTATTCCATGGGATAAGGTATTCATGCACGGCGAATACGAATTTGCCTCAATGTTGGTAGAGAGATTCACTTGCTATCATAGAAGAAGCTATGTATGCAAAACTGGATTAGGTGACGTCTTAATTGGTGCAGCTGCTACCATCGCAGATTATAATGGAATTCCAAAGGTATCTCATATCAAAGATAAACTAATTGAGATGACACATCTTAACGAATCAATCTTTGCTGCGGGAATTGCATCTTCTTATCAGGGACAAAAAATGAAGTCAGGAGTTTACCTAAATGATGACATGCTTGCTCAAGTTTGCAAACACAACGTTACTAGATTTCCATATGAGATTGGCAGACTAGCGCAAGACATTGCAGGCGGTCTTGTTGTAACTCTACCATCAGAGAAGGACTTTAGACATCCAGAGGCTGGACCAATACTCCGCAAATATCTAGCGGGAAGAAAGGGCGTGGATGTTGAAAACAGAATGAGAGTATTGCGATTAATTGAAAACATGACCATGGGTAGAAACGCAGTTGGCTATCTTACTGAATCAATGCATGGTGCAGGTTCACCACAAGCTCAGAGAATTCAGATTGCAAGACAGATGCAGCTAGGATACAAGAAAAACTTGGCAAAACATCTTGCAAAAGTAAAAGATGACTTTGAGGAACCAAAAGAACAATCTGAATACTTTAAGCGAGTATTCAAACTACCATCTGAAAAATAA
- a CDS encoding dihydroorotase — protein MTYDLVITDSHVILPQGMVQKNIVIDEGKIVQITNDTPSSDHKINGNGLVSIPGPIDTHVHYGVYSPIDEAGITESHAAAIGGITTMMRMLRLGDSYKKSLPVQLDASSQVHYVDYTIHASIFNDSQINEMEFCTQKGVTSFKLYMNLGGDVGHVYMDMAPGSTKLHDARVEVNSEIVRKVVQKAAQLKCPVLVHAEDYESCACGIKTAKEKKQDGLGAWSESRSPDYEAKAIKTVSEFARQYNCTIYFVHIGSSKALEQIRIERKNGTKIFVETCPHYLTLSHDKQKGYLAKVMPPIRSSADVEHIWNGIKQNEIDTVGTDHVANQLKLKLGGSDVWGALAGFPGIGTVLPILLSEGVNKDRINLQQLVKLTSTNAAKIFGMYPQKGSLEKNTDADITIIDLKKEKKVTTELFGGFSDYLVYDGWNLKGWPVKTIVRGEIIAEDFQVVGKPGYGKLVQRSI, from the coding sequence ATGACATATGATCTGGTAATTACTGATTCACATGTGATATTACCGCAAGGAATGGTTCAAAAAAACATTGTAATTGATGAGGGCAAAATTGTACAAATTACAAATGACACACCAAGCTCTGATCATAAAATTAACGGAAACGGTCTAGTCTCAATTCCAGGACCAATTGACACACATGTTCACTATGGAGTTTACTCCCCAATAGATGAGGCAGGCATTACAGAATCTCATGCAGCAGCGATAGGTGGCATTACAACTATGATGAGAATGCTAAGACTGGGAGACTCTTACAAAAAGTCCCTACCAGTACAACTTGATGCAAGCTCTCAAGTGCACTATGTTGATTATACAATTCATGCCTCAATTTTCAATGATTCGCAAATCAATGAGATGGAATTTTGCACCCAAAAGGGAGTCACATCATTCAAGCTTTACATGAATCTTGGAGGTGATGTGGGACATGTCTACATGGACATGGCTCCAGGCTCTACAAAACTGCATGATGCAAGAGTTGAGGTAAACTCTGAAATTGTACGAAAAGTTGTCCAAAAGGCTGCTCAGCTAAAATGCCCAGTTTTGGTTCATGCAGAAGACTATGAATCATGTGCATGTGGAATCAAAACTGCAAAAGAAAAGAAGCAAGATGGTTTAGGTGCATGGTCAGAGAGCCGCTCACCTGACTATGAAGCAAAAGCAATCAAAACTGTTTCAGAATTTGCAAGACAGTACAACTGTACCATTTACTTTGTTCATATTGGCTCCTCAAAAGCCCTTGAGCAGATTCGCATAGAGCGAAAAAACGGAACTAAAATTTTTGTCGAGACATGTCCTCACTATCTTACTCTGTCACATGACAAACAAAAGGGCTACCTTGCAAAAGTAATGCCACCAATTAGATCATCAGCAGATGTAGAACACATCTGGAATGGCATAAAACAAAACGAAATAGATACTGTAGGAACTGATCATGTAGCTAATCAACTAAAACTAAAACTTGGTGGTTCTGATGTCTGGGGTGCACTTGCAGGATTCCCAGGAATTGGAACTGTATTGCCTATTCTGCTTAGTGAAGGAGTCAACAAAGATAGAATTAATCTGCAGCAACTAGTAAAGCTGACTAGTACCAACGCTGCAAAAATTTTTGGAATGTATCCACAAAAAGGCTCCCTTGAGAAAAACACTGATGCAGACATTACCATAATAGATCTCAAAAAAGAAAAAAAAGTTACAACTGAACTATTTGGTGGATTCTCTGATTATTTGGTTTATGATGGATGGAATCTAAAGGGATGGCCTGTGAAAACAATTGTTCGTGGAGAGATAATTGCAGAAGATTTCCAAGTTGTTGGTAAACCAGGCTATGGTAAACTGGTACAAAGAAGCATCTGA
- a CDS encoding zinc ribbon domain-containing protein produces the protein MKVLNGKQAAEDYMSSHTLAFSTPELTLMRFAFWLGDTIPDPENKEKTIPRVYTYVEEKDFEPVNIIDEEHYEPTGAVRTSGMYGNPNKESSGSGKFCSDCGAKISASAKFCPECGSTQD, from the coding sequence ATGAAGGTTCTAAACGGAAAGCAGGCTGCAGAAGATTACATGTCAAGTCACACTCTAGCATTTTCCACACCAGAGTTAACACTGATGAGATTTGCATTTTGGTTGGGAGATACCATTCCAGATCCAGAAAATAAAGAAAAGACTATCCCCAGAGTATACACATACGTTGAAGAAAAAGACTTTGAGCCTGTCAACATAATTGATGAAGAGCATTACGAGCCAACAGGTGCTGTAAGAACTTCTGGCATGTATGGAAATCCAAACAAAGAATCTAGTGGTAGTGGAAAGTTTTGTTCAGATTGTGGTGCAAAAATTTCTGCTTCAGCAAAGTTTTGTCCCGAGTGCGGTAGTACTCAGGATTAG